Within Lolium rigidum isolate FL_2022 chromosome 5, APGP_CSIRO_Lrig_0.1, whole genome shotgun sequence, the genomic segment TATATCTAGATCATGTGGCTGAATTGAGATAACAAAGTCTTATCAACCATTATTCATGTACTTAAATATTTCACGAGCCTAGCCagatttagatatatctatatataaAATATGTGTAAATACATCTAAATCAGCGACAACTTATGTAGAACGAAGGAAGTACATCATACTGAATTAATGTACTATGATATTTTGAGAAACTAATTTAGTTTGCAAGAAGTCTTACAATTAAGAAACAGAGGTAATAGCCGGTAGTCTAAAGCTACAGAATGGCAGGTACttcttgtactaaatccgagtcaattaaaaaagaacgcagAGAGTAACTAACTGCGGCAGAATCTTCCTGCACTTAGTTTGCAGGAGAAACATTTAACCCAAACACGATGAATATAAGTATAACCGGCTTGTCCTGAATAAATTATCAACACGTTGCTCTGAAAAATTCTACATCCAGAAGTCACAATGAAATCCAAACAAAACTACTATACTCCACAACTGTAGCTACCCTATTACAAAAGTTCAGGAATTCAGCAGCAATTGCCGCGCTGCTATGATGAACAAAATCATCAGGAGTTCACAAATCAACTCACTGTGTATGCTAAAAAATTTACTGAAACTACTGTACAACAAGTGTACGTACATGTGTGCAGATACAAATCGCGACGGTGCGCGCGCTCATGCTACTCTGCCTTGCTGGTGGgcacctcctcctcggcggcgggaACATTGTCAGCAGGGAGAAGGACGGCGCGGACGTCCTCAACGTCGTTGTCATCGTCAGCCGACGACGACGATCCGTGGAAGCTGTCGGACGGCACGGGCGTCAGGAACTCGACCCAGCCGGTGGTCTTGAGGTGCTCGAGGCCGAAGTACATGGCGACGCCCGCGGCGGCCACAGCGCCGCTGACGACGAAGGTCCTGGCCGTAGCCAGGCACATGACGGTGGCGATGAGCGCCACTGGCGGGACGCACATGGCGGCGGCCCCCTTGGAGCCGAGCGGTATCCGGTAGGGGCGGGGCAGGTCCGGGTCCTTGAACCGCAGCTTCACGAAGGCCGCGAACACGGCCAGCATGCCCAGGCCGTAGAGGAAGTTGAGGAACTCGATGATCTcctggaagctcatgaaggacagcaCCACCACCCCCGCCGCCGAGCACAGGATGCTGTACGTCGGAGTCCCGTGCCGCGACCTGAGTGACAATGCGCCGCCGAGAAAGATGAGGATTTTCTGTTTGTTCTCCCGGTCAGAACTATGTACACGAGATTCAGAGAGTTGCTCACCTGCGTGCGAAGATGGCGGGGATCATGCCCATCTCGGCCATGCCGAGGAGCTGGAAGGAGTCGCTGCTCATCTCGGCCTCGAAGAGCCCCATGTtggacatggcggcggcggcctggatcCAGACGCGCAGCCAGGGCCCGCCGATCCGCTGCCCGACCTCGGAGAAGAAGCCGTCCGTCCACTCCGCCGCGGTCTCAGACGGCAGCGCGCCGGTGCCGGCCAGGAGCGGGATGAGGTAGGCGCCGACGACGAGCCCCACGGCGCCGAACACCGCCTTGGGGAACGTCTTCCTGGGCTCGtcgacctcgccggcgagcgTGCTGGCCTTGTCCCAGTAGTTGAGGTTCCAGAACATGGAGTTGAAGTAGCCGCGCGGGTCAATGGCCTTGGGATTGACGGCGAGCCAGCGGAAAGGGCGGATCTTGGGGATGGCGAGCGCGGTGAGCGCGACGAACGGGGAGAGGGAGAAGGCGGTGAGGAAGAGCGCGGAGAGGCCGACGAGGTGGAGGCCGCGGTAGTTGAGGTAGGTGAGCGCGGCGGTGAGCGCGAGCACGGCGAGCGAGCGGAGCGGGCCGGGCAGCGCGAGGCCGCCGGAGCGGAGGTAGTCGAGGAAGAGCACGGGGTAGAGCGCGTtgtcgagggtgccggaggcccaCTTGGTGAAGCCCACGAGGAAGGCCGCCGTGGGGCCGAACGCGGCGGAGACCCACGCGACGTAGCCGGCGTTGGTGGGGAACGTGGAGGCGAGCTCGGCGGTGATGAGCGCCTCGGGCAGGGACCAGAGGACCGGGAGgatgaggaagccgaggaggggcagcagcgcgccgccgccggcccggaCCGAGTCCTCGATGCCGAACGGGCCGCCCGAGACGTCGTAGAAGATGAGCGCGACGAGGGGGAGCACCGTCAGGGGGCGCCGCCGTGGCGGGGATTCGCCCTcgatccctccgccgccgccgccggtcatcGGGTCAACGGCcgggcgccgccgcccgcgcgacGAGGGAGCAGAGGTGATCTGGCGAGGCGTGCGAATTGGGAATGGTTTCCTTCCGTGTTGGGTGGTCGTTGCGACCGCGAGAGATATTATCGGGCGATTTGGGAGGATTGCAATGCGGGCCCCAGATTCAGGTGAAGATTCTTCTCTTCTGCACGTAATTTCTGTTGGGGGAGTTCGGAATCCGGATCAACACGCATGTCGGTGCAGACAAAACCTACAATTTGGGGCTGAAATTTCTTTCAAAACAATATCATAGGATTTGTTTCTGAAGATATTTTTTGTTGATCCTTTGATTCATATGATGGGAAATCTTAGGAGTGTTTTCTAAGAATTCACCCGTAATCTTTTTCGCAGAAGAAATTACATTGGCTCAGCTATTTCGGTAGAGTAACAACATTTGATTCAAATTCCTGTAGTTTTCTCATTCTCTGCCTACCAGACACACTATCTTTTTTGGGAATAGAATTCTAGAATTAGAAGAAACATCAAACAATATGAAGACCTTAACAAAACAAATATTACAACAAAAATTCTCGAGATGTCCTCCATTTTCAACCTCTAGACCATGCATGACACAATTTTAAACACATGacaagattgaccataccaaccgTCTAGGGGAACCACCCTATCTTCTGCTTTGTCTCCCACAATGATGTTGATGGCCCCACCTGATCTCAATTGCTTTATGTCATGGACACGATGGGAACGACTTTGAAGTGGTTGTcttcgacgatcttgacctcgatCACGATCAATCCAATATCAGTTTCAGGAGGTGGTCGCTCTACAGGTTCTAGGCGATGCATGTCCACGAGCTCAGGGAAGGCATGTTTGTCTGGCGTCATGAATAGGCCCTACTTCTTATGAACCATGGACGTCTCCAATGCCATGAAGATGAATAGAGCTCTGGTGATGCGGGACGCATGTCTAGACATGACAGAAGTACATAAAAAAAGAGCATGGCGTATGGTCGGGGATATTAAGTTGTGCATCTGCGAAAGTTTCCACATTATGGTCGAAGTAGGACGGAATGGAGACTGAATATGAACAACCGTTGCTTTTCAGAAGTTCAAACTTACCGACTTCAGCATGTGACTTTTTGCTCTAAAATACATGTTGAGTATGAGATGGAAATGCTGCTATATAGCAGTAGCAACACATATTTTTGGAGAATATGCGACAAAGGTTGTATACCTTTTTTTCCAGAATACACCATCGAGAAGTGTATCAATTAGAAGGGTGTCAAAAAGAAAACGTTGTGATGCCAACAAGAGGTGACAGCTCCCCACGCACGCTTACGCGGCTTACTCTTCCAACTCTCACGAGATTAAATTCGGTTTAGGGAACCCGAAACCTAAGTCACCGCTCCATTGAAGACGATGTCATTCCGGTGCCTCTAGATGCACCAGAAGACAAGGATGATCTTCGTCCATATGTCTCGCTTATGCGCCTTAGGGCATGAGCAAGATGTCCACCATCCCACTAACTCAACAAAGGTTCTATATCATATCATTGATACTGGAAATGGTATAATAAATAATTCCTTCGATTCATAATAAGTATCGACAATTAGTTATAGAGTTAACAACAACTTTGTACTGAATCTTTATAGTATTTGATTCAAGTCGAGGGTCCAGCAATATTTAGATTAGAAGTTTTTCAACATTAAACCGGCTGTCCACTGGGCCCTTGATGCCACGGTCTCGCCGTCCTACGGGCCCAGACGCACTAGTGTGAGCGGCGGTTCGTTGGTGAGGCCTACGTGTCAGCTGAGTCCTGAGGGGATTCGAGTGTTGTTCTTCTCGCCGTCTCTGTCCCACGGCTCCCCCTCTTGGTTCTCCTCTTGCCGGCGGCGCTCCGGCTTCGCTTCTCGCCGACGCCTGGTATCGGGGCTAGCGGCGTCGTTCGAGTACTGGGAGGCCTCTACATTGAGTGGGGGTAGGAATGGATGGGGTACGTTAGCTAGCTAGGTTTTCTGCAATTGTGCTCTGATGTGGCATCTCTTTCGTGTTTCGTGCAGGGGCAAGGAGCAGGATGGGTACGAGGTGCTTCAGAAGGTGGGCAAGGGGAAGTACAGGGCGAGAGCTTCCGGGCCCGCAGCCAAGAGAGGTGCGCCATTAAGAACCTTTATCCCCGTGAGAAAGAAGCTGTAGCTTCAAGTTGTTTGCAATGCTTCGTTGCTGTAGTTTGCTGTGAGAAATATGCAATGCAAGCAGTTGATCCAAGAAAATTGCCAAATGCCCAAATGGTACGGCAAAATTCAGCTACCTTCTTAGCCTCTCTCTATATAAGCATGTAATACAATTCAAATTACCTGGTTGTGTTTTTTTTAGATAATGCCATTCGGCTAGCTTTATTGATTTACAAACATAGTTACATCGTTTACAAGAGTGTTCAGTATGAAACTACCTGGATGgttttttgtttgttgttttagcCTTGGTTGATGCACCTCCCTGAATCTAAAATGGGGCAACACACTTGCTCTGAACATATTTATTATCCCTGACTATCTGGCTGTTCACAACTAGGACACTGAGGTAGAATAAATATCCACTTGCTGTTCAGGGGACATAGTAAGGATATAACATTGTGCATCTAAAAAAAAAAGGCATTGTACACTGTAGGTTCAGATTATGTAGCTAGCTTCGGAATCAGCTTAGACAGGGAAATGCTGTTATGAAGTGGTGATACTGCCTCATGCTTAACTTTAGTTCTTTATTTTTACCAAGGAATGTTTGATGACCGGTCTTAAAGAGAAAATATCGATGCATCTTTCATAGTCATAGATTTTTTTATATGTCAGACATAGCTGTAAGTTTTTAACGACCCAATTGCAAAATGTATTTTCCCACGAACTTTGAAGTTCAAGTGGATATACATTTTTTTCTTCTGCAACTTCTTTTTTGCAAGTATGGAATTTAGACATTCTAGTTGTGAAATCAGTTTAAGTTATAACAATGCCCGTCTCTTTCAATTCACAATTCTTTTACCATCACTTTCTAGATGATTTCCTTGCAATGAAGTAATTACCAGCACAACCACGCCATATAACTGCCTCTGGAAATGTGGGAACTTATTGGCAAGAGATCACCTGGAATATCCACTCTGATAACACATTAGTCGACTCTTACCTTCATAGTTGAGACCAGGCATTTTTCAGTCAGAGCTAAGACACAACATCTTCTTGTGTGTTGTGTCTATATGATTGTGGATTCAATGGTTGATTCATTAATTGTTATGTGATTGTGGATTCAATGGTTGATTCATTAATTGTTATGTGATGTTGGATAGTCATATAGTTGCCGGCTCACATCCTGTGCATCTCATTTGATCTTCATTGAATATAATCTTCATGTCCATCTGATGTATTTGTTACCAACCAATATAAGGTCTTCTATACAGATACCACGCTGATATTCCCTTGTAAAGTATAAATATTTATTCTCATGATTTTTGTATTCTATACAGGGTAATGTCATAATGTGAGGTGAGGCCAGAGgttgtgcccccccccccctaaaggtAAATCCACTTACCATGAGACGAGATCGAAATATGCCTTTGCATCTTTTCACGAACCATCTGAAAAATGAAATCGTCATAAAATGTCCCGTTTGTCGTCTTTCATGTTTTTAAACCAGCAGAAGAGGCAGAATTAGTCCACATTTTTGGAAAGATGTTAATGAAAGTATCCTTTCTGATAACACCTGCCCTCCATTTCTTTATGTGTAAATGCAAATGCTATGCGTCCAGATCCCTGCAACCATGACCAGTGTTGCAGCCCAAAATGGCACTCGACACCTTGAACACACTCTAAATTTCTATCATGTAATGCATTTGAGAGAAAGTTGGCACCAGGAGAACTGCTGCACACTAGGCGCTTGCAGAATGGATAGGTCTTTTTAGGTTATTGTATTTcactggttgattcatgtatcgacttTTGTGTGATCCTTGAGCTGTAATAACTTGAACGACAAATTagatgtgtgcatcgattgatgcagaggccagggTGACCCCCATTTTGGGGCGGGATATGAGATGTGTTAGAATCTGTATACTATGTGGTACACCATCTAAAACTGCAAAACCAGCTAAAGGAGTGGTAGTATTTTCTTGTAATATGTGTTGGTACCATCCTATAATGGGTACACTTAGATTGACTAGTGTCATTTTAAATTGATGATTCTCCATATAttatgagttactcttcatgtgaaTTATCTGGTGTTCACACTTCAAATGCCAATGTGGAAATATAATATATGGATCATCAGAATGTCTCTTCTTTTTTGCTTGCAAGAACCACCGTTAATTATTTCTCCTGATGGAATTTCTGAGTTCTATTCGTCAATTTTTCCTGGCTGCTACATTTTGGTAGAATATGATTTATGCATGTTGTTGATTCACATTAGAAATTGGTTATTATTTGCAGAGCAGCTACCTAAGAATGCTGGGTTATTCATACAGCATATTGGTTCCGACaatacagaaaagaaaagaatggtGTTGGCTTTCTCCTGTACTAAAACACTCAAATTTCTTGCAAGCCTTATGCTGAAAATCACAATTCATGCTCTCTTCACGGCTTGTCTCTGCAATTGCAACTCAGAAATGAGCATCTTATGAGCCGGCTGCGGAGATATTCTCGCAACTGAAGAGATGGGCGTTGTACAGAGAGGAAGAGAAAGAAATTACCAAAGAAAGACACAGAAGGCAACTAGGATCTGATTTCTAAGTTAATTGGCTAGGATCTGATTTCAGACAAGTCACTTATCGACATGGTAATTCAGAACCTAGTGTATGCTCCATCATGTGACCATGAGAGGCACCTCAGGCACCTTCCATGGGTTATTTCAGATGCTAATCTCTGTTGAGCCCTTTGTACCTCCAGGCTCCAGTCTACTTCTGTTGAGATATGATACTGTACTTGTTTCACTAGACCCGCCCCATTATGTATACAGCGCAATCAACAAAATAAGAATTGCTTTTTTATGGAAGGGCACAGATGCTGTCAAGGGGGGTAAGTGCCTGGTAAACTGGGATACCTTATGCCACCCAAAATCGCAGGGAGGGTTGGGAATCATGAATCTAGAAAATATGAGTACTGTCTTTAAGGTCCGCTGGGAACGGAGTCTCCGAATGGGGGGAAAGAAACAATGGTATGATCTTGCTGCAGCCCCGGCAGATCATGTTAGGAAAATATTCAATGCTGCCGTCAAGGTCGTAGTAGGAAGCGGGGAGAGAACCCTTTTCTGGTCAGATAGATGGATAAATGGGAAGGCCATCGATGAGTTCGCCCCTGACATCGTTGATCTTGTTAATCCATTGACAAAATCTAGAACTGTTGCTCAAGCTTTGGCTAGCAGTACATGGATTGATGACAATAAAAAGCCGATTACAATCAACTATTTTTCTCCAAGCAATTGAGATTTGGGAAGAAGTCAAGAATTTTCAACTGCAGTCTGAAGAAGAAGACACTTGGACATGGTCATGGGAACCGAAGGGCACATTCTCTACCAAATCTGTCTACTAAGCACACTTCAAAACACAAATTATGTGGGAACCTGCAAACGCTATTTGGAGTGCTTGGGCACCTCTTAGGTACAAAGTGGCAGCATGGCTTTTCATCAGAAGAAAAGTCTGGACTGCAGACAGACTTGCAAAGCGTGGCCTCCCCAACAAGGAAAAGTGTGTTCTCTGCAACCTTGAAAAGGAAGACGCTCACCATTTGTTCAACGAACTACGGATGTGCTATTATCATTTGGGGTTCAGTGTTGGGCTGGGCGGGTTTGCAATCTGTCGTTCCAAACACACATCAATCATTCCAAGTGGAAGCATGGTGGAAGGAAGCTAGGGATACCCTTCATGGAGAAAGCAAAGCCAAGATGGATTCTATAGTGATGCTCACAACCTGGCCAGTGTGGCGGGAGAGGAATGGTAGGGTGTTCGATAATATCTTCAAACTAATCCAGATCGTCATAGAGCAGATCAAAGGAGAGGCAAAACAGTGGGACCTGGCCAGCAATGGTAATCTCAAGATAAATGTTTCTTAGCTCCCCTTTTTTAGTTTGTAGTTGGTCATTTCCTGACATATTTAAAACTTCAGCCTAGTAATAGGCTGTCCCTCTTTCTAATATATTTACATGCATTTCTCCTGCATGGTTCAAAAAAAGAGAGATATGATACGTGCATAGTTGCATAGCATTAGAACTTGACCCTGAAGCTGGTCACAGGAAGATAAATGTGCCTAGAAATGCAACTATATTTTGGTGCAGATTGTAGATTTACTGATTATATAGATTGTAACTTTACTGATTATATACGGAAATATAGTGCAGCTACAGTACCGTCGTGCCAGCCATGTTATTTCTAGCTGCTTATGTTCACACACATCCATGTATATAGGGCTGCAAGCGGCAGAGTTTGCGGGGCGGATTTCTTGTCCGAATAGCATAGCttagttagagcatgtctaacaggccccgtattttttcgccccttaaaacgcgagtagagggccctgtatcctGTTTTCACgggccgaaaactcgtccgagctagcagaccccgtatcccgaaACTGTAAAAGAGTATATTCCTAAAATATGCCAAAttactctttttcttttttttcctcatc encodes:
- the LOC124657149 gene encoding probable polyamine transporter At3g19553; its protein translation is MTGGGGGGIEGESPPRRRPLTVLPLVALIFYDVSGGPFGIEDSVRAGGGALLPLLGFLILPVLWSLPEALITAELASTFPTNAGYVAWVSAAFGPTAAFLVGFTKWASGTLDNALYPVLFLDYLRSGGLALPGPLRSLAVLALTAALTYLNYRGLHLVGLSALFLTAFSLSPFVALTALAIPKIRPFRWLAVNPKAIDPRGYFNSMFWNLNYWDKASTLAGEVDEPRKTFPKAVFGAVGLVVGAYLIPLLAGTGALPSETAAEWTDGFFSEVGQRIGGPWLRVWIQAAAAMSNMGLFEAEMSSDSFQLLGMAEMGMIPAIFARRSRHGTPTYSILCSAAGVVVLSFMSFQEIIEFLNFLYGLGMLAVFAAFVKLRFKDPDLPRPYRIPLGSKGAAAMCVPPVALIATVMCLATARTFVVSGAVAAAGVAMYFGLEHLKTTGWVEFLTPVPSDSFHGSSSSADDDNDVEDVRAVLLPADNVPAAEEEVPTSKAE